One window of the Primulina eburnea isolate SZY01 chromosome 18, ASM2296580v1, whole genome shotgun sequence genome contains the following:
- the LOC140819797 gene encoding NDR1/HIN1-like protein 13 codes for MFRQQETNPHFLPLQNDPILEFPSQSRHPQHEQPPRRSTRTRERTPHSPSSPHHPTQQGVPPTYHVEPPPQRSHDHTSTTTPAGLIPADHSIPQATPPPYHVAAAAAPPQTQYTTQTSRRSRRPSLLQGPTSQKTRPLAWLIAAFCALFWIIVIVGGLIILIVYLLFRPRNPKFDISAVTFNAAYLDMGYLLNADITLLANFSNPNTKVNVDFSYVILDLYYEKNFIATRYVEPFSLMRSETKFANVHFMVSQVRLSMGHIMELKRQMDSGRVNFEVKGLFRTRSKLGGFLQYSYWLYAHCQITVTGPPTGILLDKKCVTKR; via the coding sequence atgttCCGACAGCAAGAGACAAATCCTCATTTCCTCCCACTTCAAAATGATCCAATACTGGAGTTCCCTTCACAATCCCGCCACCCGCAGCATGAACAGCCTCCACGACGCTCCACCCGAACAAGGGAACGGACACCTCACAGTCCCAGTAGCCCTCACCATCCCACACAGCAGGGGGTTCCGCCAACGTACCATGTCGAACCACCACCGCAGAGGTCCCATGATCACACCAGTACTACTACTCCAGCAGGCCTCATCCCAGCTGACCACTCTATACCACAGGCAACTCCGCCACCGTATCAtgtagcagcagcagcagcaccgCCGCAGACCCAATACACAACACAAACAAGCCGCCGCTCCCGCCGCCCTTCATTGCTGCAAGGTCCCACATCCCAGAAAACAAGGCCGCTAGCATGGCTGATTGCAGCATTCTGCGCACTTTTCTGGATAATTGTCATAGTCGGAGGCCTCATTATCCTCATAGTTTACCTCCTTTTCCGACCTCGGAACCCGAAATTCGACATATCCGCGGTCACATTCAACGCGGCTTATCTCGACATGGGATACCTCCTCAATGCTGACATCACATTGCTAGCAAACTTCTCCAATCCCAACACCAAAGTGAACGTAGACTTCAGCTACGTGATCTTGGATCTTTACTATGAAAAGAACTTCATCGCTACACGCTACGTGGAACCATTTTCTTTGATGAGAAGTGAAACCAAGTTCGCCAATGTTCACTTTATGGTTAGCCAGGTTAGGCTCTCAATGGGGCATATAATGGAGCTGAAGAGACAAATGGATAGTGGAAGAGTGAATTTTGAAGTCAAGGGTCTGTTTAGAACAAGATCCAAGTTAGGGGGTTTCTTACAGTATTCATATTGGTTGTATGCTCATTGCCAAATTACGGTCACCGGACCACCAACCGGAATCTTGCTCGATAAAAAATGTGTAACGAAGCGATGA